In the genome of Vicia villosa cultivar HV-30 ecotype Madison, WI linkage group LG7, Vvil1.0, whole genome shotgun sequence, one region contains:
- the LOC131616730 gene encoding uncharacterized protein LOC131616730, translating into MAAIISRRLRLTSSILKPCHFPPPSPSPTNPQSPISKPLPQNPSSFFTFHHFSQFTTTPPKPTSHFNLTPFSSHQVSNFYPKPIFFSTNNPSSSSSSDSDKASDPTPNPNPSPYPSENPNFKHQEIEGPTVERDLSPLANETREILETMMKNIYSLSRVIALMGLVQLGVGGWITYITRSSPITEVSVQSLLAFAFPFSLAFMLRQSLKPMRFFKKMEEQGRLQILTLTLQVVKQLNVLFVRVRGVSFVCVVGLSAGLVFALVSR; encoded by the coding sequence ATGGCCGCCATCATTTCACGAAGGTTAAGATTAACTTCCTCCATCCTAAAACCCTGTCATTTCCCACCTCCATCACCatctccaacaaaccctcaatctCCAATCTCTAAACCCTTACCCCAAAACCCATCTTCTTTTTTCACCTTTCATCACTTCTCCCAATTCACAACAACCCCTCCCAAACCCACTTCCCATTTCAATCTCACTCCCTTTTCATCCCACCAAGTTTCAAACTTCTACCCTAAACCCATCTTCTTCTCAACCAACaacccatcatcatcatcatcatcagattcTGATAAAGCCTCAGACCCaaccccaaacccaaacccaagtCCATACCCAAGCGAAAAcccaaacttcaaacaccaaGAAATCGAAGGCCCAACAGTAGAACGCGACCTCTCCCCCCTCGCCAACGAGACACGTGAAATTCTCGAAACAATGATGAAGAACATCTATTCACTAAGCAGGGTGATAGCACTAATGGGTCTCGTTCAGCTCGGTGTTGGAGGCTGGATCACATACATAACTAGATCTTCGCCTATCACTGAGGTTTCTGTGCAGAGCTTATTGGCTTTTGCGTTTCCGTTTTCTCTGGCGTTCATGCTGCGTCAGTCGTTGAAGCCGATGAGATTCTTTAAGAAGATGGAGGAACAAGGTAGGTTGCAGATTCTTACACTGACGCTTCAGGTTGTTAAGCAGTTGAATGTTTTGTTTGTTAGGGTTAGAGGGGTTTCGTTTGTTTGTGTTGTTGGGTTGTCTGCTGGTTTGGTTTTTGCTTTGGTTTCTAGATGA